Below is a window of Syngnathus typhle isolate RoL2023-S1 ecotype Sweden linkage group LG12, RoL_Styp_1.0, whole genome shotgun sequence DNA.
CTCGCACACTCTCCGCCTTCGTTGAAAGCCGTGACGAAAACGGGGCGAGCGAGGCGCTGCCCTCGGGCAAagctttaaaatgacatcagAAAGCCCTGCTCCACGGCTTGCGGCTGTTTTGTCCAAGGGCGACAGGAGCTGTCGCATGGGGCAGCGCGCTCCGCTGCGCCACCTTGGCGCTTTGGTGCGTAACTGCGCGTCAGCTTACCTGCTCGGCTTTATAAGCCGGTCAGGTACCCCTGACCCGCATCTACCCACCACTGGCCCATTTGCAGAGACCTGAATAATACCCGGCGCCTTGATTCTCCTTCAACTTCAGTTTCGGCTTCAAGTTCTGCTCAACTTCAAGTTCTCCTTCAACTCCCTCTTCTGCTTCAAGTTCTCCTTCAACTCCCTCTTCTGCTTCATTTTCTGTTTCAGATTCTGTCTGCGTGGGCCAGGCTGCCCGATTGGACATCATGAGCCTCCCCACACTTGTAGTGGCATTGGCGCTGACGTTGTGCGCCTGGATTACGCTTTGTGGAGGTAATTGGAATGTTtgaagaaatataaaaacaaagcaaatagcAAGAATTGAAGGCGCCAATTTGGAGGAAATAActtgaagggggtggggggggggggggtaacgtTTGAAATTGTGGCGCCTTGGGAGTGGCGTCGAGCGCAGCTAGCAcccttgcacatttttttcgaTTTCTTTTTTACCGTCTCAACTGTTCAGCGCTGCTACACAACAATGCTTCTACTCTGCATGCAATGCTTTGCGGGGAAAAGACGATTCAAGTTGTCTGCTGCGTCCGACACGCACGAGCTCGTTAATATTTTTCTGCCgttactttttgttttccttcaataACGGGTAAAAGCGccgccgtgttttttttttgttttttttgtgattgcgtCTGTGTTCTCGTCGCGTCTTGTTTATCTACGTTTTTCGCTCTTTGGTTTTCTAAGTTCGGTGAGTACGCGTTATTTGGCAATGTTTGCCACATTTTGCAAAGTTTGCCACATTTTGCAAAGTTTCACCTTCAAGCACCTTATGGCcgctttgattttgtttttcgggtatagttaaaaaaaaaaaaaccgctctATTAATAGGCAAATCGCGGGTGAGTTGACAAGcttaacttgatttttttttttttttttttgacacgcaGACACACTCACAACGTCATATGTGAGAATCGAACTCAGTGTCGGCAAGTGTACCCCCATCAGCGACTAACCCGGCCGGGGCTTAACTTGAAAGTTACTTCGTGTAAATGCGTTACTCCCTCGCGACCACGCGAGGGCGCCGTTTTCAGGCGCTGATGTGTCCGACTGAACAGCCAACCAAATGTGCCCTCCCTCGTCAGACATTTCGTGCGATTCCGGATGGGAGGTGTTCGgctccagctgctacaagaagatgccagccaccaacggttggctgggggcccgtTTACACTGCGCCctggagggcggcgacctggtctcctTCAACTCATTGGCCGAGGAAGATTTTGTGAAGGGCAAAATGGGGGTAGACccgttctggatcggactctccaacCTGGTGAGTTTAAATGCAAGGAGGGTCTGTCCTGGGTTGACAACCGCGATTGGTCTCCTCCGCAGGAATGCGGCCATAAGTTGTGTCATCGAATGTCAGGCAAGGAGCCGAAATGGTCCGACGACACGCCGCTGATCTACAGCAACTGGGATGCCGGTCAAGCCGTAAGGTAAAGTCACATTGTGGAGCGAGCCCGCGCAACAAAAGCCTGACAGACCGCATTGTTGTCGCTGCCCCCCAACCCCGACAGCACCACATCGGAGTCCTGCGCCTACGCTGATTCCAACCAGTGGGACAAGTGGAGAACCGGCTTGTGCGAGTCCTCCCTGGCGTACATATGCAAACGCTCGCCCGACGGTAAGCCGCTCGTCGTCCGTCATGTTGAGGAGAGGAGCGCCGCCCGTCACGTTGTCTTTCCGCACGCAGGCTGCCCGGACGGACAACCGTGCTCCAAGAAGGCCGACCGTTTGGCTCTCTCTCCGGTGCAAAGTGAGTGGCTTCTTTCTGCACCTTGGCCGCCCCGTCACAGGTTTCTCCTCAATCTTACTTTGGGCCTTCAGCTTCCGCCTGCGACCCCGGCTACTTGCTCTACGGCCCTTTTTGCTACCGCTACTTCTTGGAGACCAGAATAACTTGGCAGGCAGCTGAGGATGACTGCGTCGCACGGGGAGGTCACCTGGCAAGCGTCCACTCGCATGAAGACAGCAAATGGATGCTGGGTGAGCACCAAGGGCCACCATCACGTTTTGGGTGCTCTTCTTGCATTAAAGCTGTGTTCTCCCTCTGCAAGCTCACACAGGCTACAATTCTTGGCTGGGACTGCATAAAACATCAAacaagtttgagtggactgacaAAACGTCTTCAGTAAGTAACACACTCACggcaaaagtcccaatgatggtcacgcacacatctgggtgtggtgaaatttgtcctctgcattgaacccATCCCCGTTTGATTTTAACCcattccctgggggagaggggagcagtgagcagcagcggtgccgccgcgctcgggaatcatttggtgatcaaaAGCCAAGTGTGAAGAAAAAAGGCTTACAAACTGTTCCGACATGGTGAAGGAAACTGCTTATTTTCAATGTTCACCTTTCAGAAGAAAACTTTGGCCAAATTGCGAGATGATGACAGTAGTAGTAGAATGTTGTCGAGAGAGTGAGGAAAGCATAAGGGCAACGCGCTGAGCGCATATTACCAATGTCGTCCACAGGACCTCATCTCGTGGCTCCCAGGTTATCCAGATAGGGATCTCTACGGTGTTCTGTCGGGCACTGGACTGATCTATACCGGCAGCACCCCGAAGCGCTACATCTGTCAAAAAGGTGCGCAGGCCGCGCGCCGTCACCACCGGGCACTTTTTGTTTCCATGCTTGTTCTCATTTGCGCTCCCTTGCAGCCAAGTCCACCAGTCCTCCTCCGCCGCTCCCAGGTGGGTCAGGGGCCGGCGGCACGTGTTGCCGCCCGTGCGCCATCCGCGGCGATTCTCACCATTTGTGCCTTGCAGCCTGGAGCGACAAATGCGGCTGGGAGTGGCTGGACAACCCCgccaacgacttctgctacctgatgagaGGGAACCAGCTCAAAAGCTGGAAGGAGGCGCGCGACGACTGCAACCGCCACGATGCCCATCTGCTCAGTATCACGGACTCTCACGAGCAGGCCTTTgtgcacggtgtgtgtgtgtcttaatgTCTGCACTTGTGTTTTGGTGCGACCATGTGGAAACTTTGATTCAAAGGTCACAGCAAGGCCGTGCTCACCACTCCCTCGCTGTGGCTGGACGCCGACGCCCCCTTCGCCGAGAGCGGCGGCCGGTGGGCCGACGGCTCCCCGTTCAGCTACGTCCACCTGAGCGCCGGTTTGTGGCGAGCCACGCTCATGTTCCCATTCAGGAACTTAGGGCTTAGTCTTTGTTGGCCCCCTTGCAGGTCACCATGGCGACAAAGTTGGGGGACGCtgcctttcctttctcattgaCAACGGCGACTGGAAATTTGACGTGTGCGAGATCAAGAgaggctacatctgcaagagCAGAGGTAGGAGGGCGGGGCGGGACGGGCCGCGACCCTCTATCTCAAGGCGCTAGCACCGTTGCACATTTTTTTCGATTTATTTTTTACCGTCTCAACTGTTCAGCGCTGCTACACAAAACAATGCTTCTACTCTGCATGCAATGCTTTGCGGGGAAAAGACGATTCAAGTTGTCTGTTGCGTCCGACACGCACAAGCTCGTTAATATTTTTCTGCCgttactttttgttttccttcaataACGGGTAAAAGCgccgccgttttttttttttttttttgtgattgcgtCTGTGTTCTCGTCGCGTCTTGTTTATCTACGTTTTTCGCTCTTTGGTTTTCTAAGTTCGGTGAGTACGCGTTATTTGGCAATGTTTGCCACCTTTTGCAAAGTTTGccacattttgcaaaaaaaaagcgctctatTAATAGGCAAATCGCGGGTGAGTTGACAAGcttaacttgatttttttttttttttttgacacgcagacacacacgtgTTCTCACCGACATGTGAGAATCGAACTCAGTGTCGGCAAGTGTACCCCCATCAGCGACTACGCCGGCCGGGGCTTAACTTGAAAGTTACTTCGTGTGAATGCGTTACTCCCTCGCGACCACGCGAGGGCGCCGTTTTCAGACTGAACAGCCAGCCAAATGTGCCCTCCCTCGTCAGACATTTCGTCCGATTCCGGATGGGAGGTGTTCGgctccagctgctacaagaagatgccagccaccaacggttggctgggggcccgtTTACACTGCGCCctggagggcggcgacctggtctcctTCAACTCATTGGCCGAGGAAGATTTTGTGAAGGGCAAAATGGGGGTGGACCCGTTCTGGATCGGGCTCTCCAACCTGGTGAGTTTAAATGCAAGGAGGGTCTGTCCTGGGTTGACAACCGCGATTGGTCTCCTCCGCAGGAATGCGGCCATAAGTTGTGTCATCGAATGTCAGGCAAGGAGCCGAAATGGTCCGACAACACGCCGCTGATCTACAGCAACTGGGATGCCGGTCAAGCCGTAAGGTAAAGTCACATTGTGGAGCGAGCCCGCGCAACAAAAGCCTGACAGACCGCATTGTTGTCGCTGCCCCCCAACCCCGACAGCACCACATCggagtcctgcgcctacgtcaagcGAAAAGCATATGTTTCCGACCAGTGCGACAAGTGGAGAACCGGCTTGTGCGAGTCCTCCCTGGCGTACATATGCAAACGCTCGCCCGACGGTAAGCCGCTCGTCGTCCGTCATGTTGAGGAGAGGAGCGCCGCCCGTCACGTTGTCTTTCCGCACGCAGGCTGCCCGGACGGACAACCGTGTTCCAAGAAGGCTGACCGTTTGGCTCTCTCTCCGGTGCAAAGTGAGTGGCTTCTTTCTGCACCTTGGCCGCCCCGTCACAGGTTTCTCCTCAATCTTACTTTGAGCCTTCAGCTTCCGCCTGCGACCCCGGCTACTTGCTCTACGGCCCTTTTTGCTACCGCTACTTCTTGGAGGCCCATAAGTCTTGGCAGGCAGCTGAGGATGACTGCGTCGCACGGGGAGGTCACCTGGCAAGCGTCCACTCGCATGAAGACGGCAAATGGATGCTGGGTGAGCACCAAGGGCCACCATGACGTTTTGGGTGCTCTTCTTGCATTAAAGCTGAGTTCTCCCTCTGCAAGCTCACACAGGCTACAATTCTTGGCTGGGACTGCATAAAACATCAAacaagtttgagtggactgacaAAACGTCTTCAGTAAGTAACACACTCACggcaaaagtcccaatgatggtcacgcacacatctgggtgtggtgaaatttgtcctctgcattgaacccatccccgtttgattttaatccattccctgggggagaggggagcagtgagcagcagcggtgccgccgcgctcgggaatcatttggtgatcaaaAGCCAAGTGTGAAGAAAAAAGGCTTACAAACTGTTCCGACATGGTGAAGGAAACTGCTTATTTTCAATGTTCACCTTTCAGAAGAAAACTTTGGCCAAATTGCGAGACGATGACAGTAGTAGTAGAATGTTGTCGAGAGAGTGAGGAAAGCATAAGGGCAACGCGCCACCAATGTCGTCCACAGGACCTCATTTTGTGGCAGCAAGGTCATCCAGATAGCTCTCTCTACGGTACTCTGTCAAACATTGGACTGATCTTTACCAGCAGCAACCCGGGGCGCTACATCTGTCAAAAAGGTGCGCAGGCCGCGCGCCGTCACCACCGGGCACTTTTTGTTTCCATGCTTGTTCTCATTTGCGCTCCCTTGCAGCCAAGTCCACCAGTCCTCCTCCGCCGCTCCCAGGTGGGTCAGGGGCCGGCGGCACGTGTTCCCGCCCGTGCGCCATCCGCGGCGATTCTCACCATTTGTGCCTTGCAGCCTGGAGCGACAAATGCGGCTGGGAGTGGCTGGACAACCCCGCCAACGACTTTTGCTACCTGATGAGAGGGAACCAGCTCAAAAGCTGGAAGGAGGCGCGCGACGACTGCAACCGCCACGATGCCCATCTGCTCAGTATCACGGACTCTCACGAGCAGGCCTTTgtgcacggtgtgtgtgtgtgtgtcttaatgTTTGCACTCGTGTTTTGGCGCGACCATGTGGAAACTTTGATTCAAAGGTCACAGCAAGGCCATGCTCACCACTCCCTCGCTGTGGCTGGACGCCGACGCCCCCTTCGCCGAGAGCGGCGGCCGGTGGGCCGACGGCTCCCCGTTCAGCTACGTCCACCTGAGCGCCGGTTTGTGGCGAGCCACGCGCATGTTCCCATTCAGGAACTTAGCGCTTAGTCTCTGTTGGCCCCCTTGCAGGTCACCATGGCGACAAAGTTGGGGGACGCtgcctttcctttctcattgaCAACGGCGACTGGAAATTTGACGTGTGCGAGATCAAGAgaggctacatctgcaagagAAGAGGTAGGAGGGCGGGGCGGGACGGGACGGGCCGCGACCCTCTATCTCAAGGCGTGCTGACCTTTGCCTTTGGTCCTTGCAGCGGCGACAGCGCAACAAGCTCCGCTGCCTCACGCCGGTAAGAAATTGCCGCTTGCAAAGATGGCCGCCAGAACTAATTaacctgccctgccctgccccgccCACAGGTTTCCTCAAGCAAGAGATATGCGAGAACGCCGACAACCGAGCCATTTGCCCCGAGGACAGAGTCATGCGCATCCAGTCGGCCTTCTACGGACGGAGGAGCAGCAACGTCTGCTCGGCCCAACGCGGCTCAGACGGTAGGCGGCCCCGCCCACTGTCGGCCGTCCTTTAGCTGACGTGTCAACTTGGTGCCCTCTCGCAGCCAAATGTAGGGTGGAAGGTGCCCTCCTTCACTACAGGAAAGAGTGCGACAACTGCCACCAGTGCCTCGTCAAGCCCATGAAGGAGGACCCCTGCCCCGAGGTCTCCAAATACCTCCAGATGGTCTACACCTGCGAAACGGACGGTAGGTGTCGTCTCGTCTTTGCCAAATGAATTGTTGTGTGCCAAACCAGGTAAGCCCATGAGGCCCTGAATAACATTTCTGGTTGTCCAAAGAGTGTTTTGACAGTTTAGGCAACACCCAAGGCAGCCTGAAAAAGTTGAAGCTGAGAGCCTCCTCCTCATTGAGCGGCTTCGGCCCCGACAAGGCTTGCCTCAATGGGAAAAGCTGCTGGAAACCGTTGAAGCGTACGTGGAGAACtctgacacaacacacacacacactaaatctggcttcttccttccttccctcagcTATGGACAGCTGGATCGAGGTGGACTTAGGCGAGATGAAAAAAGTGACCGGGATGGAGATCCAGATGTGTCCTTGGGCCTCCTCCAGGCACTGGTCCAGGTTTAAGATGACCCATAGTTTGGACGGACAGGACTGGACCGGCCACTCCCAGATGGTGAGTTGGCAGCCGTGAGCCAACttgctcctctctctctctctctctctctctctctctctctctctctctctctctctttctccatttctttttctccgtgtctcctctttctctctccgtcTCGCTCCTGTCTCCCTTTCCcttgctctctttctctctttccctcgttttttctctttctccctctctccatatctctttctctctttttcttgctCCGTCTCTCTCCTGCCTCTCTTTCCCttgctctctttttctttctttctctctctctctgtctctctctattGCTCtccgtctctctgtctgtctgtctgtctgtctgtctcgctctctcaccCTTGTCTTTCTCGCCAGCTTTCCCCCGGAGCGACTCAGACCCTGATGGAGCCCATGCTAGCCCAGTTCATCCGCATCCTGCCACTGGATCACCAATGGATCGTCGGCCTCCGCTTTGACGTCTTGGGATGCGCGCTTGACAGTAAGCGAGCTGCCGGCGCCGCGCTCGCCGTCAAATAGGaaaaccaaccgtgactctCGCGTCCGCAGATGTGATCAGCTGCGACGAGCAGTTCGTCAACGTCGCCTTGGACAAGCTGCCCACTACGTGAGTGGTCGCAGCGCGTCCGAGCTTTCCAATCAAGTGCGGGTCTCGCAACGGCCGTGTCGTCCGCAGGGTCTTCTGTCCGCCGGGTTGCGCCAAGTTGGACCACCAAGTCTACGGCACGTGGGGGTACAAAGAGGTACGTGACGGCGCCGCCCGCCACTGGCCTTCCTGGGCTCTGACGCGGCGCTTTGCGTGAGCGCAGGAATCTCACATCTGCGCCGCCGCCATCCACGCCGGCGTCATCGCTGACAAGACTGGAGGAAAGTGCACCTTGCTGAAAGCGCCGCCGCAGAAGAGCTTCCAAGCATCCGAACAGAACGGAATCCTCTCCAAACAGTGAGTGGGCCGCTTTCAGCGCGCGCTCTGATGGCAGACGCCGGCTTAACGCGAGCGCCGGCATCGATCCGCAGATTGAACCAAGAGGGGCCTTTGGCTTTCACGTTTGCCGACGGAGGTGAGTCGCCGAAGCGCCGTGGCGTCAAACTTGTGCGTGACACCTGGCGATGTCTCATGGGCAGAGATGAGATGCTTGGGACCtgagtgggaggagtttgccggCTTCTGCTACAAGATTTTTGAGGACAAGAAGACCTGGGCCGAGGCTCAGCACGCCTGCGGGACTTTTGGCGCCCAGCTGGTGTCCGTGGGTTCCCTAGTGGAGCAGGAGTGGCTGAAGACGACTTTGTACTTTGGTACgctgcctcgcctcgcctcgcctcgcctcgcctcgtatGTTCGGAGGTGTGATGTCACGCCCTTCCTCTGCAGATGACAGCGACACGTGGACCGGACTCAATGACCTGGCTGTTCCCGGCATGTTCGTGTGGTCAGACCGCCGCCCTGTGACCTTGACCTTCTGGGCTGCCGGAGAGCCCAACAACGAGCTCCCCTTGGACGACAACTGCGTGGCGGCGGCTTTCCAGGTGAGCACCGGCACCGGCAGCCACCCACACAACCACCGACCCACCCCCTTTGTCTTTCAGACGGGACGCTGGATGCGGATGTTGTGCACGCAGCTCAATCGCTTCGTGTGCAAGATGCCCAAAGCGCATTACACCATCGCCGCTGGAGAGCCCGAGACGGAAAGCGGCGATTCCAAGGCCTTGTCCATGGTGTCGACTGGAACTGTGAGTGCCACGCAAACGCATTTTTAGCCCAGGGTTGTTAAACTCATTTTTATCGCGGGCCACTTTGTCCTTGCGGCATCCCTCAGAGGGCCGTATTTCATAGGAAATAGttattgttcaaattactatggAAAGGATGAatagaaatcattaaaaaaaaataaaataaaagtcacacaaaattggtttcaacaaaaatCATGGGAGTTGACATGGCGGGCCtgatttggcccccgggccttgagtttgacacatacgCTTTCGCCGCTTGCTTCTTGATCTTGTGGCCAAATGCGTGGATTGCAATTTACCGTTGCGTATGCCCAATGCAGTGCAAAGACCTTGTCCTGGAAATGATGAAAGGTCTTCAGGTGGGAAGTACCATCACCATCAAAGGGCTGGGCAACGACAAGACCAAGAGGTACACCGGGGTAAAGAAGGCAATCGTTTGGACAAACCGCCaacccctgtgtgtgtgtgtgtctcgctCGCAGCTTCCAAGCCAGCTTGCTCAACGCCGACAACCAAACCATCCTGCAGCTCAAGCTGGACGCCGAGACCCAAACCGTCATGCTGAGCTCCCAACTGGACAGCGACCTGGACCAGCAGCTAAACCAGCTGCATGTTGCCCGTATCCCCCTGCAACGTGGCGTGGACTTCAAGGTAACGCTCCATGCCGCGCACTCGCCAGCGCCCCCCCTGCCTAATTGCCTCTCTCGTTCAGATCGTCATCCGCTGCGCCCAGCACGTCTTCCGCGTTTTGGCCGGGGGCCACCGGCTGCACTACGCCTACCAGGGCCACCTCCGACTGGCAGACATCACGCTGCTGCGACTGCATGGCGACGTGTCGCTGAAGGTCGTCCGCCTGGCGACGGCGCCGCCCACCTGAGCCGCAAAAACTACGACAACACAACAGCGGCGGTCTCGTACCGTCCGCTGCCCGATAAGCTAAGTTTGTGCATGTTTTCTTGACACCTCAAAGCACTTACTGAGCTTCAGGAGagtgaggaggggaaaaaaataaaaaatacagcagCTATCCAGTTAActaactgcaaaaaaaatctagaaaaaaaaatggtattccTTTTGTGTTATacaatatctatatatatctactGTATCTATCCACCAATTTTGAATTCCACCTTTggaattataattatatatctgtatataAAGTAAATATCTATCCACTGCCACCGTCTGGGGCTCAtggctccaaaaaaaaatatttttgagtgCCCTGTTTTGAATTCTACATTTTGAATTACAATTATCTATCaaagtatctatctatatatccgccgccgccgccgtctgggGCTTATggccccttaaaaaaaaaaaaatatgtttttgagtGTCTTCTATTTAATCGAGATTTGGCTTGAAGATTTGTACCTAAGCAGTGTTTGTCCCTTTGTTTGACCCTTGACCTTTGTTTCCCATGATGTACTCCAATGTTATGATTATAagtgtgttcaataaaattacaaagacaaatcctcagtttttttattcatgaagcAGCTTGTAAGCTGGGGCAGGGGCcattttgttcatctttttgTGGATGTTAAAGAGCCTGTAGCACGTGCAGTCGTCAAGGAAGGCGCTCCTGTAGTTGCTGTTCATCCAGCCATAGAGAATGGGGTTGACGAAGGTGGAGCACATGGCCAACCTCGACGACACGCGTCAGGTGGTCAGCATCACCTATAACACACCTATTGGGCTCTACTCTTCTGGGAACATCCAGGACGCCATGGAGGGACAGATGAAAGGAATCGTTGCGCCCAAATCCGAAAGGTCAGTAGCGCCGTCATGTCGCTATGACAATGTAAATATTCATCAAGCCAGAGTGTTGCGTAACCCGATGAAGAAGCTATAAATGCGTTGTTCCGGGCCATTTCCTGCTTagacgggccgcgccgggcATTCGGGCTCGCTCTTAGTATGTCGAAAGATGCGCCGAGTGAGTTTTTGTAGGTCAAGTGGAATGACTCATTGTTTCGTGCCTCACCTGTTATGCAAGGTATAATAAGTGAGGTGGtatttgttagggtggtgctcactctaacttattttgcaagaaccacactggagtcaagttagtcgttttaggcacctgcaggcggagagttcactcgtcgctgtgcttacagcgatggtcgaatgaagtctgactcaggcctcgtcaggtgcttatttattgagagaaacagagtgaagttgaaagtgggggtttgggaatacacaggttgggctggagacgcccccctgctgatcaaggcatagcagggggccttttacgactttctgtaaccaaagcaactttgattgcttcctctgcgtctagtcaatcagtggtaaactaattttgtctagacaggacaaactaattaaattattacaggttacattccaacataatcatacgatgaagatattctgcaaaccctaacatatccctcctgttttatcatatcattatgtcaaacccgaacaatcaaacataagtaggaAAATGAAATCCatgaaatgaaagcaataacttccagtgaggtttttccctcaatactccagtccaaagtatgtgcaacttaaaaacctgcggccagattaagtgcaggaaaagagttacacggtccctctgccttaggcgaccagactgttatcaataaaaaagaaaaagaaaaacacagaaacggtacatcattgaatccatcacttgcaaggcattttcgatggtcaaatcatcaagtttccgtaaaataatgccgagtcaaacggcatctacgcaatccacgttttgcattaggggtccagcactccttgtagcttgcagtggctgaggtgaatccagctgggccgttcagcgatctttactgcagtgggggtagtcagcaaggcttggaatggtccctcccaccgtgggctgacccagttctttcttttgatgactttgatgtagacccagtctcctggcttgatggtgttgtcgacctgtgaggacgaaagatcaggcggcagtaaatttgcatttgacacctctgtcagtctgagcgtccTGACCAtaaaatctgccaaagactgttcttcatctgccttttgtaaatctgcatggaacacaggtagtctatatggcctcccgtggatgatttcaaaaggtgttagcccttctgaagtgggagtaattctcatatagagcttcactaagtctaggcactctggccaaggtctgcctgttgtttccatgcattttttcaacctgcttttgatagtatagtttgctcgttcaaccaggccagcgctggaagggtgataagcgcagtggttttttaacgttatcccaaggtgtacagccatgttctgtaccacttggttcacaaaatgtggaccattatcactgtaaatggtttggggaatgccatgagtcggtatgatggctttgcaaatggcttttgccactgttaaggcatctgcatgtttagatggaactatttccacccatttggaaaatgcatcaatcatcactaggcagtatttgtgaggtccactttgcgtgagctcaataaaatccatgtgcatgatttgaaatgggtaagacggttttggaaatgagcctctcttaggtctcatgtttccttgtggattatgttttacacaaacgggacatgctttacaaaaaaattttaagtaaacatccaaaccaaaggtagtgaattgttgatgtatgatggacctcatcccccctgtcgacacatggcacggcccatgtgtcgcaatcgctgctgccttaaaaagtgatttaggtaaaacaggtttgtcattgatgcggaggatattatctgcatccgctattgcaccttttgttttccacattcgtttttccacca
It encodes the following:
- the LOC133162979 gene encoding uncharacterized protein LOC133162979 is translated as MLTTPSLWLDADAPFAESGGRWADGSPFSYVHLSAGHHGDKVGGRCLSFLIDNGDWKFDVCEIKRGYICKRRAATAQQAPLPHAGFLKQEICENADNRAICPEDRVMRIQSAFYGRRSSNVCSAQRGSDAKCRVEGALLHYRKECDNCHQCLVKPMKEDPCPEVSKYLQMVYTCETDECFDSLGNTQGSLKKLKLRASSSLSGFGPDKACLNGKSCWKPLKPMDSWIEVDLGEMKKVTGMEIQMCPWASSRHWSRFKMTHSLDGQDWTGHSQMLSPGATQTLMEPMLAQFIRILPLDHQWIVGLRFDVLGCALDNVISCDEQFVNVALDKLPTTVFCPPGCAKLDHQVYGTWGYKEESHICAAAIHAGVIADKTGGKCTLLKAPPQKSFQASEQNGILSKQLNQEGPLAFTFADGEMRCLGPEWEEFAGFCYKIFEDKKTWAEAQHACGTFGAQLVSVGSLVEQEWLKTTLYFDDSDTWTGLNDLAVPGMFVWSDRRPVTLTFWAAGEPNNELPLDDNCVAAAFQTGRWMRMLCTQLNRFVCKMPKAHYTIAAGEPETESGDSKALSMVSTGTCKDLVLEMMKGLQVGSTITIKGLGNDKTKSFQASLLNADNQTILQLKLDAETQTVMLSSQLDSDLDQQLNQLHVARIPLQRGVDFKIVIRCAQHVFRVLAGGHRLHYAYQGHLRLADITLLRLHGDVSLKVVRLATAPPT